The Fusarium poae strain DAOMC 252244 chromosome 2, whole genome shotgun sequence nucleotide sequence CCTTTCTCGAGATCCATAGGCTGGGTCTTGTCAGCAAGCGAATATGCAAGCAACTTACACGGCCTGGAGTTTGGTGATGCTTCCGAGTCAGAGCTTTCTGTACTAAAACCATCAGGCTCCGCCGCGATCCGTGTTGGCAAGTCTTCAGAGCTTGTGTTGTCGCTGTGCTCTGGTTCAACAGTTTTACTCATGTGTTGGATGTTGGAGGCTGTAGCGCCGAAAAGAACAACACCATCTGCTAATATTGAAGATCGCAAGTTGTCTGCTGCTCGGTGATACATCCTGGACAACCCATCCGTTTTTGGCTTGGTTGCGCGGGGTGGTGATGTGGCTTTCTGCGACAGCCTAGTAGAGTCGGGATCGACTTTGCGCATAGTGTTATGGAGTGACGAGCGTCGCGTGGCTGAAATTGTCATGCCTGGTGGTCGTTTGATCGAAGGGCGTTGAGGCTGATTATCCTTTGACAAGACGGGGTCGTCGCTTGAACATCCCTCGATAAAGGTAGCCAGGCCACGCACAATACGTTCACCTTTAAACCTGTCAACACGATCGCGCGCCCATTCGAGATGTTCGGTAACCGCTTGCGCAACGCTTTGCATAAACTTGACGTCCTCTACCGTCAAGCCATCGCGGGGTCGTTCGTCCGAGACGGCGTATGCGCCGATCTTGTAACCCTTCCTCGAAAAGATGGGTACGCCGGCGTAGAAGCGCACTCCCGGTTCTGACTGTACGTATACTCGGGACTTGAAACGATCATCGAGACGGCAATCGGGTACGATTAGACCGGAGGCTGTGTATGTTGTTCCGTCTGGATCGCGACCAGTGCAGGAGTTGTTGAGACAATGTTCGCAAACGGCGTCTGGGCGGGAGAGGATCGATGTTCCTACTAAGAGAAGTTAGCGGATGTGAAATGTGTCTTTGCAGGTGCTACTCACACCACAGTTCGCTGTTGTATTCGGAAATGCTAGATGTTCTTTTGTTGTCGGTGTCGGTGTCGGCGTCGGTAGGATCTTCTGCCAATGTTCCCAGTCGCAAATTGCGCGTGGCTTCGGCGAGGATGTACTGGTTGTTCGTATCAATGAGCGAGACCATAGCGCGCTTCACGTTGAGTCGGAAAACAGCCAGTTGGGCAAAGGCAGAGAGAGCCTTGTCGGATGAAGGCTGAGGCGCATTTGCGTCATTGATTTGGGAGGGCGCAGAGATTCCATCAACATTTCGGGCGACTTTGAGAGAAGAGCCTTGTGCTATTTGCCAGCTCTGGAAGTAAGTCTGCACCTCGCGTTCGCGTTGCAGCTCTGCAGAGCTTGACATTGTATTGTATAATACactgtcatgtcatgtcaggTTTGCTAAGCAAATAGAATGCTGGGCCAACAAAGAAGTCGAAGAATAGGTGGTGGATTAGTTAGTAGTGAGTGTAGGATGGAAAGATGAATGGAAATTTGGATGGTTCCCCTCTAGAGATTTACCAGTTGCGTCATAGTTGCCCCCAAGCGTCAGCGTCATTGGAAAGTCTAGAGCGTTTCTAGAATAGGTCACCCAAATGAGGTCACGCCAGGACAAGACAGGAAAGAAACGACAGGAACAGCGATCGAAAATACAGGGTTAAACATCGATTAGCGGTCAAGTTGTCGATTTGCGAACGTGATCAACCAGgttttttcctttcttttcttttctttcctcttttcgcTGCTGCCTCAGTCCATAATCCCTCATCATCAAATATCAAGCTTCGCCAAGAAAAAATAAGCTGCTTGAATGCGGGGGATCCAAGACTTTATCTTAATTGCCTACAGATCGACAATAATCTACATATtcattaattaattagtacAATATCTCATTGGCTTTCAGGGACAGTTAACCGACAATCTGGTTCAACCAACCCACTACAAGACCGTTATTGTCCGAGGAGCCATAGGTTCTGTGATACTCCGAAAACTCCGAATCGCTGATTTCCTATTCGGGCCATCACAACCAAAAGTCCCAGGAGCACCTCCTTGGAGATGGCAAGATACCACCCACTGCTTACTATTAAGGATTCATCTCAATATCATAGAATTAATAAGCGTTGTATTGGTCAAATAGATAAATACCTGTCAGACACTCCCATTTGCtactcatcatcatcctccaacTACAGTACAATCCcacaaccaacaacaccatctcATCATGTCTTCTACCAAACACACAGCACGATCAATCCTCGATGCATTCTACGATGCCGAGCGCATTTACATGGCCGCACCCCCCGAAGAGCGCGACTTTAGTGGCATGGCAGCATCACTCTCACCAGAAGCGAAACTCAAACAGACATCAGGCCTACCCTACGCCGGTGAATACGTTGGGTCTGAAGGATTTCAAAAATGGGCCGAAGATATGGCCGGCTATTTCGACAAGCTCGACGTGCAGAACCCCGAAATTTTTGAACGCGAGGGTTCGAACCGCATCATCTCGCTCAGCTACCTCTATCTTAGAGTTCGTAAGACTGGGGAAGAGTTGAAGTACCCCATGTGCCAGGTCATCACTGTTGATTTGGAAGCTGGCGTTATTAAGAGCATCATGCCGTTTTATTGGGATGTGTATGCGCTGAACAAGGCTATCGGGCACACACCTGAGATATAGTCACCGTTTCAGAGGAAGTACCGGCTGGATAAGAGACAAGCTACCTATCTTCAAATCAAAACAAAGGAAATAAACGTGTGTTTTAAAATCACCGATGTTCCGCAATGACTTTATCACAATACTCTGCAAATTCAGCAGCCGTCCCCGTGCCTCCTTGCTCCTTCGACTTGAGATTCTCCAGCAAATCTGGCCTAGGGCAAGGATGGAATCGACCCCAAGGCCAAATAAACCTCCCTCCATCCTCAATCTGTAGATCTGGCGAAAGCCCTGCCCAGAGGTTGGTGTACGCACCAAACTTGGCGTGATAAACGATAAACGAGACGGCATAACGAACAGCCCAGGGCATATGACGCAGAAGAGAAGTCTGAAGGTTTCCAGGATTATGGCACACACTAAGCACACCTTGGGATCCGATCTGATCTGCCAACACACTGGCGAGATACCAGTTTCCGGTCTTTGAATTTGTGTAATTGACTTGAGGGTCTGTAGATGGGGTGATGATATCTTTCATGTTGACTCCTCCCTTTGGAAGGGCGACGTCGGTTACGATGGATGCTGTCCAGACGACGCGTACTGAAGCAGGTGGTTTGTCCTTGGCGGTTTGGGTTAGAACGGGTACTAGAAGTTGCGTAAAGTACCAAGGCCCAATAGCATTCGTCGCAATGCTGAGTTCATATCCTTGCGCTGAAACTGAGCCTGGAGGAGGCATGGATACACCCGCGTTGTTGAATAAAACATCAAGTCGTGATTCCTTGGCTATGAATTCTTCTGCAGCCGACTTGACAGACTTGAGATCGTCGAGGGATATCTTGAGAAAAGACAGGCTTCCGGATGAGCCAGGACAGTGCTCTTTCAATTGCGCAATGGCCTGTTCGCCTTTCTCTTGGGATCTGCCTGCGATATAAACTGATCCACCAGCTTCGTATAGCATACGTGACAGCTCAAATCCAATACCGGAGTAACCGCCTGTAACGATAAAGACACGTCCATCTTGTGGTTCAAGATTTTCCTCGGTGAATTGAGGTTTCGGTGGGAACATGAGGGAGTATGTGTTTCCCATGGTGAGTATTCTCTCTGGCGGTTTACTGactaggtagtaggtagtaaGTGTCTGATAAGTTAGCCTCCTAAGGCTTGGGTTGTAAACACAAATCGCCCAAGAAGTATGATCCGACTGGCATAGATTGACCTACTAACTTCGTCTCTtagcttccagcggccaattcttgTGATACTCTGGTGGCTGGGTTGTGGTTGATGAATGGTGGAGAATTTTAGTGCATGGGGAGATCGAAAGGGCGGGGACATGGAGACATGTTATAAAAATTGGCCATTGGAAGATatctaagagacgaaattagtcaGCCAGTTTGTGCTACTTAGACTATATTTCTTAGAccacttatttttgtacccttaCTTGGGAGGCACGGTACCAGTGACGCATCGCAAACTTAGCAACGTTACGGTCAATTCAGCAGTAATCAATTCTAAGTTAATTCTCTTACCTGGCCCTTGTCATGGTTGCACCATAGACGTCTTCTGGCGACTGACCGAATCTACAACTGCTGATTCCCCATCATTATCATACTTCTCTCGCCAAGCATGTCCGCGATACGCCCTGCCAGCCTATCAACCATAACCAGTCCTGGATCATGATCAGGGTTAACTTCTGTAACAACCAACCCACCGACTTTGTTATTTCTAAGCAATATTTTCAACGCCCTCATCATCTCCTCAAACTCAACGCCAGTAAAGTTTGGAACATCCGCCAATGGAAACGTCCCCGGATCAATCGAGTCAACGTCCAAGTGTACCATAATCACATCCACGTCGTCAAGATACTCTAGTGCTTCTGTCGCACAGTGTTCAGGGGACTTTGCCACCGCATCCGAGCTGATTACTTTGTAGTAGTTGTCAGAAAGGTATTGGAAATGCTCGGGTTTGTTTCCTGGTAGATGCATGTTTGTGCCGAAGAGGACGGTGTTTGTGTAATCGCAGACTGGCTCGCCTGATGGACGAGTGAATTGCTGCATTTGTGGAAGTGCACCTGGTAGCCGAAGTAGATGCGCCATGGTCATCCCAGCAAAAGTCCCAGTTGAACTTGGATCCGTCGGGGAAGTAAGTTCGGTATCGGCGTCAATGTAAATCAAACCAACGCGCTTTTCAGGTGACTGCACACCTGCATGTTTCCAATAGGCAGATAGAATAGCTGGAAGAATGCAACACTCGCCGCCTATGATGAGTTGAAACCATGGTAGTAGGCTGCTTGGATGGAGGGACCATTCCTCTACCAAGTGTTGAGGGGTGCCTGAACGCTGAAGGTCGACGCTGACGAAACACTCGACAGATATGCAGACTGCAATGTTCATCTGCTCGTTCCGTATTCTTTCTGGGCAGTGGGTTGACGCTTCACAAGTCACTGGCGAATCCAAGGCAACCATTTCCATGACACTAGGCACTCCAGCTTTCCCAAGTTTGCTGGCGATTCCGACTTCTTGGAATGCTTTAGGTGCTTTGAATTTGCCCGGTGCGATAGAACCGCAATCTGCGGGCACATAGAGGATTGATACTTGTGGTGAGGCTGCCATATTGATGGGTATGCTGTTGCGAATATTGATGACGGTGTTTAAAATCCGATGTAGAGAGTTGTGTTGTATGTGTATGTGTGTTGATCAAAGAACAGGCGGACAGGCGTAAACAAGTTTTGCCATGGCTACAGGCTTcatccttccttcttcttatgGCATCCGGCTTCAATTCGACGTAAGTGCTATCGATTACAGGGTGTAGGAAAAGACTTATCTCAGCCAACAACGTCAACAACATAGTAGGTTGCACTTACCTTTGAAACTCGTCATTTCGTATCAAATGTTTGGTAACAAGGCTAGTGGTTAGTAGAAGAGTTGACCTTTGAACTTTAGACTTCAAAAATAAATACCGTATCAACCTAAGAAACATAATCTACTGTGTAAGTAGCATCAAGTGGCCTAATCACTTCGTATACTTCAGCTGACCAATTTATTGTTGCCATGATGCAAATTTCGAAGGTGGCATATCACAAAAGCCATGGGCAGTAATTAGATTGCTTAAAAAGCGTAACTTTTTGATTGAAATCAACTATGTACATGAATTATCTTAATCATTCCTATTAATCCAACATGAAAGTCATTGTAACCCAATCATGGATGATATCCTTTCGTTCACACAGCTCGTACATTATTGGAGTTCTACCTCCGAGTATCCATCAAGTTCGGGACATTGATATGTCGCTTAGATACCGGCACCGAGGCCAGCGAGGAGAGCGACGACGGGGGTAAGGATAGGAGCGAGAACACCAGTTCCGAGACCGGCaaggagaggagagagagCAGCGATGAGGCCGGGGAGGATGGCAGCAACGAGGCCAATGACGAGGGTGAGGACCTTGGCGAGGATCTGGAAGACGGAGTGGAGGACAGAGATGAGCTGGGGCTGGAGACCAGTGACGGTGACGATGGTCTTGACAGCAGTGAGGACCTCGGAGACGAGAACAACAACGAGGTTCAGGACCTTGTCGACATCGCCGTCAGCGACAGGGAGACCAGCAGCGCCGGTAAGCTTGGTGACGATCTGGGTGAGCTCAAAGTTGACACCCTCGAGACCAGGAATGGCCTTGTCAGCACCCTCAGACTTGGTGAGGTCAccagccttgaccttgtcgGCAATACCGCTGAAGCCAGAGGTCTTGCTCTTGATGCCGGAAGCACCGCTCTGGAGGACAGAGAGGAGATCACCGGTGTTGGTGATGTCTCGCTTGATGGGAGAAGCAGAGCCCTTGGTGGCCTCGTCGACGACCTGGTCAACACCAGCGATCTTGAGGATGTTCTCGAGGTCGGTGACAGCGCTGCGAACCTCTTGGGTGTCGGGAGTAGGGTTGACACCAGCGGGCTGGGCAACGGGAGAGGCAATGGCCGAAGCGGCGAGAGCgaagagggagaagaaagTGGCCTTCATTTTGaatgatgttgttgaggaagaGAGATGTGGTTGTTGAGTGTAGAGTGTGtgtgagttgagttgatgatgagattgatgaggatgatgagaactGATTTGAAGCAGAGAAAAGACGTTCTTATATACACAGATTCTTCAAGACTTTGtttatttcttcttttcttttctctacTATACAGGTCGATCACTGATTGGGAAATTGGTAGAATCCCTGGATGTCAGTGGTGATGTCGATCACTCTCAAAGACTCGAGTCGTGACAGCTTAGCTTTGCGTCCAAGAGTCAACGAGTCCACATAGTGGCCCCCTTTGCCGTCTTCTCCACGACATATCCATTCTCAACTCCCGGGCCTTTCGTCTAGTGGTTATGCTGCGTATCATAGGTTTACAATTTGTTGAGACTATAATCCCTTGTTGACAAACACTTTTAGACTTGAGGCGACGTTGGCTGCAAGTGTCTCTTGGTTTTCGCAGATCTTACTCCTTTGGATAATCTGGTTTACCCTTTTGAGAAAGCAGTACTCCATACGTGCTTCTGGTAGGTATTTGATCATCACCGCTATCGAATAGTCAATCTCAGGTTGCATCTCTCCCTATCGATGTCATCGTCCTTCCCCCTCCCCTGCGCTAATCCCCCGGCCCTATTTTCCGGGATATTTTTTACGGGTTTAACAGTGGGGATAAAGACCCAAGCTCCAGTGGAACCGGGTTCTATTACTTCCGGCTTGTCGATCATAACTAAAAGCTGTCGAACCCACCAAGTCTTGCTTTTTGTCTTCTGTGGTTTTCGATCTGCAACTGGGTCCCGATGAATACTAATTTCTCACAACTCACCAAGGGGCTCCAGTTGTCTTGCACGTTGGCAGAACAGGGCAAGCAAGGTTTCGACAAAGGGAGAATCTTCAGGTCCAATGTTATGACGATTATTACTTGTTTTAGGGATTTGCAATCGATGCTACTGCAGCTGTGTCATCTACTCTCACCAGACGATTGCATTAGTTTCGATATGCTCAGGCTTATGGAGGGATGAATACTGAATCGAACTGTCTACATTGAATGTTGGAATGTCCAAGTACACACTGTCATTTCAATATGAGCAGCCACCTTGTTTCGTCATTGTGCTAAGCATTCGCTGTCAAACCCCTACATTCCATTCTCGCAAACGTCTTCAGGTTCTAGTTACTGTCTTGTTTTGCCTTGTCTCTACTCTGTAAAGGAGGACGAGTCCGTGCCTCTGGTGCTTGGACGTTTCCACGTGTCCGGGGCCCTATAGCAAGTGGACAGGGAACAGCCCTAGTAAACATTACTATGGGCCGGTATTTTAGCTGATCGGCAGTTAAGATCGTCACATCATCAAGGATCCGGTTGGTGAATCTATGGCTTCTTCCCTGGAACGGGAAATCAGCTCGTCCACAAATATGCTGATCTTCACGACAATACTTGAGGGAGCTCCCACTTTAACATGAGCTAAGAAGCACGGGTAAGTGGAAGACAGACCTTGCTGGCATGTATCCGTACTCTGCTCAGCAAAAGAGGTACATGGAAAGGCGGAGACGGTACTCATACCGCCATACTGGATTACATTTTCTCATATTTGTCTCTTATGACGAAACTTGGCGCTTGTACCGGGAGAGTGGATGCTGGAACTGAGATTGCCGACTGACGATCAGTCAAAGCAACAGATGAAGTACGTACATCATGTTTGACTCAAGCCAAGACTTGTGTTCCACTGTTTGTGATTCAGTATTTACTTTCACTGTTGCGTTGCTCAGTGTTTGTTCATGTGAAGCATGTGAACCTCAAGATACATCTCTTTTCATTCACACGTCGTCAGTAATCTATGAGCAACTTTGTAAATGGTTCTAAGTTAATTCTCACTTTTTATTGCCATTTCTAACTTTGCTATGACACCTTAACTccctttaatattaaactgcTTTCGAAATACATAGCAAGCATAGGGTAGTAGCACAATACAGGACCTGTCTCAAAGACTCCATCATATTACAAGTCCCAACATAATCCAGTTTTAATCGCTCGGCATGAACAACGCCTCTCAAATGAGCACATCCAACCAAGACATCTATCCTCTGCTGCATAGTCGATCAATACACTATACTAACATAGAGAGTTCAGGTAAAGACGTTGGCCTACCGTATTCAACAAACTCTATCCGTGTCCCAATTCAGGTGTTCAAAGGACACTTATGGCATAAGTCAACCATAATTCTGCAGTATGTTGATCATTGAAGCGCCGCGCTGGTAGACTGTCCCAATTGCGGACTCTAATTTAGGCCACCAGTTTGAATGTGCAACTGCTTATTCCATCTATTCCACAGCATCTCCACGGCCCCTCATCAATGACGGATTCAAGCCTCTTGGTGGCGCACACAGCACAGCTGAATCAACTAACTAAAAAGAGTACTAACTCATCCTTCCTCCCTATAATTAACCCACTTAGTCATAACTATGGACCGCTTTTAGGTCTTGGTTCTGTCCAATTGAACAA carries:
- a CDS encoding hypothetical protein (SECRETED:SignalP(1-17)~TransMembrane:3 (n3-13c17/18o149-173i185-207o213-236i)), translated to MKATFFSLFALAASAIASPVAQPAGVNPTPDTQEVRSAVTDLENILKIAGVDQVVDEATKGSASPIKRDITNTGDLLSVLQSGASGIKSKTSGFSGIADKVKAGDLTKSEGADKAIPGLEGVNFELTQIVTKLTGAAGLPVADGDVDKVLNLVVVLVSEVLTAVKTIVTVTGLQPQLISVLHSVFQILAKVLTLVIGLVAAILPGLIAALSPLLAGLGTGVLAPILTPVVALLAGLGAGI